The following proteins are encoded in a genomic region of Cryptomeria japonica chromosome 11, Sugi_1.0, whole genome shotgun sequence:
- the LOC131068457 gene encoding 3-ketoacyl-CoA synthase 11 — MEGSKERIEMGDGKQERLTAEVAIKGSKESVKAGRSGAGIIPIQIKITQRLPDFLQSVKLKYVKLGYQQLVKHAMYVLSTPLLLLAAAEMGRLGVEDIWRLWEQLQYNFLSVTVCSAVFVFVVTVYFMTRPRAVYLRDFACYKPDDERKCTMQRFFDCTEHANAFTESTIEFQKRVSERSGLGDETYLPVGVLSQPPNLCMAEARLEAEAVMFGALDELFQKTGVKPKDVDILIVNCSLFNPTPSLSAMIVNHYKMKGNIKSFNLGGMGCSAGMISIALAKDLLQANPNSLAVVVSMENITLNWYFGNDKSMLLCNCIFRMGGAAILLSNRRRDRRHAKYELVHTVRTHKGADDKSYNCVFQREDDTGSIGVSLARELMAVAGDALKTNITTLGPLVLPLSEQLLFLGTLIARKVFQMKKVKPYIPDFKLAFEHFCIHAGGRAVLDELQKNLELSNWHMEPSRMTLHRWGNTSSSSLWYELAYTEAKGRVRKGDRLWQIAFGSGFKCNSAVWKALRPVPAKSMENPWFDCIDRYPVKVPMYS, encoded by the coding sequence ATGGAGGGAAGCAAAGAGAGAATTGAAATGGGTGATGGGAAACAGGAACGGCTGACTGCAGAAGTTGCCATTAAAGGATCCAAGGAGTCTGTCAAGGCGGGCAGAAGTGGAGCTGGAATCATCCCAATACAGATAAAGATCACCCAGAGGCTCCCGGACTTCTTACAATCTGTGAAACTCAAGTATGTCAAATTGGGTTATCAGCAACTCGTGAAGCACGCCATGTATGTGCTCTCTACGCCTCTCCTGCTCCTGGCCGCAGCAGAGATGGGAAGATTGGGCGTTGAGGACATCTGGCGGCTGTGGGAACAGCTCCAGTACAATTTCCTGAGCGTCACGGTCTGTTCTGCCGTGTTCGTCTTTGTGGTCACCGTCTACTTCATGACCCGACCCAGGGCAGTTTACCTCCGGGACTTCGCCTGCTACAAGCCGGACGATGAACGAAAGTGCACTATGCAGCGGTTTTTCGACTGCACAGAGCACGCCAATGCGTTCACCGAGAGCACGATCGAGTTCCAGAAGCGGGTTTCCGAGCGGTCTGGATTGGGCGATGAGACTTACCTCCCGGTCGGAGTTCTGTCCCAACCGCCGAATCTCTGCATGGCGGAGGCCCGATTGGAGGCAGAGGCGGTTATGTTTGGGGCTCTAGATGAGTTGTTCCAGAAAACGGGCGTGAAGCCCAAGGATGTCGACATACTCATTGTGAATTGCAGTCTGTTCAATCCCACCCCTTCTCTGTCCGCCATGATTGTGAATCACTACAAAATGAAGGGCAACATCAAGAGCTTCAATTTGGGCGGAATGGGTTGCAGTGCCGGGATGATTTCAATTGCTCTCGCCAAGGATCTTCTCCAGGCGAATCCAAATTCCCTGGCGGTCGTTGTTTCAATGGAGAACATTACTCTGAATTGGTACTTCGGCAATGACAAATCCATGCTGCTCTGTAACTGCATCTTCCGCATGGGGGGAGCCGCCATTCTTCTGAGTAACAGACGGAGGGACCGCCGTCATGCCAAGTATGAGCTCGTTCATACGGTCCGAACCCACAAGGGTGCCGACGACAAGAGCTATAATTGTGTCTTCCAGCGTGAGGACGACACGGGTAGCATCGGCGTTTCTCTGGCCAGAGAACTAATGGCCGTCGCAGGGGACGCGCTTAAAACCAATATAACGACTCTGGGTCCCCTGGTTTTGCCCCTTTCTGAGCAGCTCCTTTTTCTGGGGACTCTGATTGCCCGGAAGGTTTTCCAGATGAAGAAAGTCAAGCCTTATATTCCGGACTTCAAGCTGGCTTTCGAGCATTTCTGTATTCATGCCGGTGGGCGGGCTGTTCTGGATGAGTTGCAGAAGAACTTGGAGCTTTCTAACTGGCATATGGAGCCTTCGAGGATGACTCTCCACCGGTGGGGTAACACTTCCAGTAGTTCTCTCTGGTATGAGCTTGCTTATACTGAGGCAAAGGGCCGAGTGCGCAAAGGGGATCGGCTCTGGCAGATCGCTTTCGGGTCTGGTTTCAAATGCAACAGTGCTGTTTGGAAGGCACTTCGACCTGTACCAGCTAAGTCGATGGAAAATCCCTGGTTCGACTGTATTGACAGGTACCCGGTTAAGGTCCCCATGTACTCATGA